A segment of the Lujinxingia litoralis genome:
CGTGAGGTTATCATGGCGTATTCAGCGGGATTTAGAGAACGTGTGGTGCAGAAGATGTTCGGGCCGGAGCGCAGCTCTGTCGCCGAGTTGATGGAAGAGACGGGTGTGGCACGAGCGACGCTGGGCCGGTGGCGCAGAGAAGCGGTAAACGGAGGTAGTGTGAGCGGAAAGTCCGGGAGAAGGCGCAGCAAACCACCCAAAGAGAAGATTCGTATTGTGATGGAAGCCGCCGGCCTCTCGGAGGAGGAGCTCGGCGCGTTTCTGCGCCGGGAAGGGCTTCATGAGGCTGATTTGGTGCGCCTTCGGCAGGAGGTTTTGGAGGCTGCCGAAAAAGGGCTTTCGCCGCAGAAACAAAAGGCCGCGGAGCCTGAAAACAAAGAACTCAAACGGGTCAAAAAA
Coding sequences within it:
- a CDS encoding helix-turn-helix domain-containing protein; the encoded protein is MAYSAGFRERVVQKMFGPERSSVAELMEETGVARATLGRWRREAVNGGSVSGKSGRRRSKPPKEKIRIVMEAAGLSEEELGAFLRREGLHEADLVRLRQEVLEAAEKGLSPQKQKAAEPENKELKRVKKELARKEKALAEAAALLVLQGKLKAYFSEDEDDDTTKTKG